A DNA window from Halomonas zincidurans B6 contains the following coding sequences:
- a CDS encoding STAS/SEC14 domain-containing protein — translation MLELLTAPAAHVVALRVSGRLDAHQLQTAIDAIEAAKQAHPRVSLYAEIDALRWMSASALLRDLGYGLTQLGQLSHFHRAAAVTDQRWLRPLVAVENQLFRPLEVRLFANARKAEALARACELPVVHAGTGGQRRAD, via the coding sequence ATGCTCGAATTGCTCACCGCCCCGGCTGCGCACGTCGTCGCGCTGCGCGTCAGCGGGCGGCTCGACGCCCACCAACTGCAAACCGCCATCGACGCCATCGAGGCCGCCAAGCAGGCCCACCCGCGGGTCAGCCTGTACGCCGAGATCGATGCGCTGCGCTGGATGAGCGCTTCGGCGCTGCTGCGCGACCTGGGCTACGGCCTGACCCAGCTCGGCCAGCTGAGCCATTTCCACCGCGCCGCGGCGGTGACCGATCAACGCTGGCTGCGCCCGCTGGTCGCGGTCGAGAATCAGCTGTTCAGGCCGCTCGAGGTGAGGCTGTTCGCCAATGCCCGAAAAGCCGAGGCGTTGGCCAGGGCCTGCGAATTGCCGGTGGTACATGCGGGCACGGGCGGCCAGCGCCGGGCGGACTAG